In a genomic window of Diorhabda carinulata isolate Delta chromosome 8, icDioCari1.1, whole genome shotgun sequence:
- the LOC130897267 gene encoding CAAX prenyl protease 1 homolog has translation MDENSVVGIFDAAHVRDFIIILLWIEFLWETYLSIRQFKKAQCVTEVPDEIKTVMSKNEFEKAKQYSLAKLKFGFVKDTHGIILTTLIIYYGALAYFWDFSHDINPVKGEVSTSCIWLFIVSLISTFIDLPLTIYHTFVLEEKYGFNKQTAGFFVWDKIKAFIVNQIITLLLSSVIIVIIKSGGPYFFIWLWVVVCILSMVLLTIYPSVIAPLFDKYTPLPEGELRTEIENLASQLKFPLTQLYVVEGSKRSSHSNAYFYGLFKSKRIVLFDTLLAKDDGTGCKNDEILAVLSHELGHWFHNHIIKNLILMQVNLFLLFLGFSIIFKYKPLYGALGFFNVQPVLVGLFVVLQYVMMPYNTVLNFLMTCLSRRFEFQADDFAVQLKKAEPLERALLQLNKDNLGFPINDNLYSAWHHSHPPLLERISVLRKNAKKVK, from the exons atggatgaaaattcGGTAGTTGGTATATTTGATGCAGCTCATGTACGcgattttattataatacttCTTTGGATAGAATTTCTATGGGAAACATACCTTTCAATTCGGCAg TTCAAAAAAGCACAATGCGTTACTGAAGTTCCCGACGAAATTAAAACAGTTATgagcaaaaatgaatttgagAAAGCTAAACAATATTCATTAGCTAAACTTAAATTTGGATTTGTAAAAGATACGCACGGCATAATTCTCACCACTCTAATTATATATTATGGTGCTCTGGCGTATTTTTGGGATTTTTCACATGATATTAATCCTGTGAAAGGAGAAGTTTCCACTAGTTGTATATGGCTGTTTATAGTGTCACTCATATCAACATTTATAGATTTACCATTAACAATATACCATACATttgttttagaagaaaaatatgggTTCAACAAACAAACAGCTGGATTTTTTGTATGGGATAAAATTAAAGCTTTTATCGTTAATCAAATTATCACATTATTACTTTCTTCTGTCAttatagtaataattaaaaGTGGTGGTCcttatttctttatttggttGTGGGTAGTTGTGTGCATTTTATCGATGGTTCTTCTTACAATATATCCATCAGTAATTGCTCCTCTCTTTGATAAATACACACCTTTACCTGAAGGAGAACTTCGAACGGAGATAGAAAACTTGGCATCTCAATTAAAGTTTCCTTTGACACAATTATATGTAGTTGAAGGTTCAAAAAGGTCTTCCCATAGTAACGCTTACTTTTATGGTTTATTCAAATCTAAAAGAATTGTTTTATTCGATACTCTGTTAGCTAAAGATGACGGTACTGGAtgtaaaaatgatgaaatccTCGCTGTTTTATCCCACGAATTAGGCCACTGGTTTCATAATCACATTATAAAGAATCTAATATTGATGcaagttaatttatttttattgttcttaggtttttccattatatttaaGTACAAACCTCTGTATGGGGCTTTAGGATTCTTTAATGTACAACCAGTTTTAGTTGGGCTGTTCGTTGTTTTACAATATGTTATGATGCCTTATAATACGGTGTTAAACTTTTTAATGACGTGTTTATCTAGAAGATTCGAATTCCAAGCCGACGATTTTGCTGTGCAATTAAAAAAAGCCGAACCTCTCGAAAGGGCGTTATTACAATTGAACAAAGATAATTTGGGTTTTCCaattaatgataatttgtaTTCAGCTTGGCATCATTCCCATCCTCCGCTGTTGGAAAGAATTTCCGTTTTAAGAAAAAACGCGAAGAAAGTAAAATAG
- the LOC130897224 gene encoding ATP synthase subunit O, mitochondrial: MASHKISMAVRTFSTSSSTNQLVKAPLQIFGIEGRYATALYSAASKQKTLEGVEKDLLKLQDALKKDVKLRGFVENPTIKRGVKVEALKSVAQKMSLKPESANLLSLLAENGRLKKLETVINAFTQIMAAHRGEVSCEVVTARDLDADQKQKLLGVLKSFVKSNQTIQLSTKVDPSIIGGMIVSIGDKYVDMSVASKIKKYTELISATV, translated from the exons ATGGCTTCTCATAAGATATCTATGGCT GTTCGCACCTTCAGTACAAGTTCATCTACTAATCAGTTAGTTAAGGCCCCGTTGCAAATTTTCGGCATTGAAGGTCGTTATGCAACGGCACTTTATTCAGCAGCTAGCAAACAGAAAACATTAGAAGGTGTCGAAAAAGATCTTTTAAAACTTCAAGATGCTTTAAAAAAAGATGTAAAACTACGTGGATTTGTTGAAAATCCAACAATTAAACGAGGCGTTAAAGTCGAAGCTCTCAAATCCGTAGCTCAAAAGATGTCTCTTAAACCAGAATCGGCCAATCTGTTATCGTTGCTGGCTGAAAATGGTCGCTTAAAAAAGCTTGAAACAGTTATAAACGCATTTACACAAATTATGGCTGCACATAGAGGAGAG GTTTCTTGTGAGGTAGTCACTGCTAGAGACTTGGACGCTGACCAAAAGCAAAAATTACTTGGAGTTTTGAAATCATTTGTTAAATCTAATCAAACTATTCAATTGTCCACCAAAGTTGATCCTTCAATTATTGGTGGAATGATTGTAAGCATCGGCGATAAATACGTAGACATGTCTGTCGCTAGCAAAATCAAGAAATATACAGAACTTATTAGCGCCACTGTCTAA